The Rhizosphaericola mali genome contains the following window.
TAGAATGAGTGCCTTTATAAGTAATTTCGGATATATTATTATTGAATAACTTATTCAAAGATATAAGAAGATTAGAGACAACATTGTTGGGATTAAATTGGCTTTGTATAGCTGTTATATTTTGAATAAACAAAGTTGTTTTCTGCCTATATTGTTCTTGAAGTCTGGTTAATTCAGAAAGTTTACGTTTATAAGTTTCGTCAAAATATTTTTCAAATTGTTCTCTGAGTTCAGAGTCAATCGTTTCTTTTTGGCAAAAAGGGCAGGTATTACTTTTGGGTTCCAAATAAGTTAGCCCTTGTTCAACCCAGCTTCGAGAATTTAACTGTTGTATTAATCCTGCAATATCGACATCTTCATTTCCAACAATTATTTCATTTAATAGCGGCTCTAATTGTTTTTCAATTCTTCTGATTGAAAAATAATTTTTTGCGTCTATATTATTGCCTATATTTTTTAAATCACCTTCGTAAAGAGTTTGATACCTTGTAGTTAATTCATGGAGTGTTGATATCTGCAAGTTTTGATTTTGCAATACTCTTTTAACCTCGTTGAAATGATTTTGTTTATTTCCTGAATAAGCTAACGTTATTTTTGAAAAAGTAGAGAATGTCGTTCTCTGATTCCAGCAATGAGTTAAAAGGGCATCTGTCTTTGTTCTCTTATCCTCAACTATTGAATCAAGTTTAGATTGATATTTTCTTTTTTCTTGTTCATATTGTTGTATTTTTTGCTCTTCTAGAGAAATCTGTTGGTCAATTGTAACATTAGTCTGATTTAAAGAAAAGACACCTCTTAAATCAGAACTTCTTCTAAAATTGGCTTCGATGAAATCCTCATTGAAAGTAAGAATTTGGTGAAATCTATTGTCATAACCTATATTAGAACAATTAGAAAAAATAGGATCTTGTAATGAAGTGTCACGTCCTATATTTTGTAGATATTTCGCAATTGTCGACTTTCCCGAGCCGTTAAATCCAAAGAAGAAGTTAACTTTTTTAATGTCAGAAATTGTTACTGGACTATTATTATCGTAAGATGCTATATTTTTTAATGTCAGACTAGTAATCATAATGGGATAAACAATTATTTTCTTTGATTCAACATGGGTTTAATAAGTCTTAGTGCTAACGCACTTGGTTTGAAGGTTTGTGACGAAAATAGTGATTATCAGTTCGAATTTAGTAAAAAAGTTCAATAAAGATATTGAGTTGAGCCGATATTTTTTCGCCCGTTACAAATCGTCAAACTGTTATCTGCTGGCATTGTTTGGTTTACATTTTGTACAATTTTCTCGTTTACCAATTTATAGCTTTTATAAAATTCTCCAATTTTTCAATTCCTTTATCTGCAGAATAAGTTCGCACAAACTCAGGAGTTTGAAATGGTAATGCAAAATATTCGAAATGCCACTTTTCTTGAACTAGATCAAACGTTATATGCAAGGCTTCTTTTCTATAATCAAGTTCTTCGTAAATACTTATTACAAGTTTGTCCATTGATGTCGAACCGTAAAGTCTGTTTGAAAGTCCACTGGATTTTATATGCTTTACAAGTTCGACAAATCGAAAGTGATAGTTTCCGAAATCTGTCAAATATCTATTTTCAATATAGTCCCAACTTTGTGCTTTGGCTGCCCAAGGTTTATATTTTTTGAGAATTTCCATAAAGTCGCTTGTTTTATGCTTGCAGCTAACGCACCGGGCTTGACGGTTTGTGACGAAATAGTGATTATTCAGTTCAAATTTAGTACAAAAGCTCAATAATGATATTTAGTTGAGCCAATATTCTTTCGCCCGTCACAAATCGTCAAACTAATGTTGGTGGATGTTATTCTTGTCTGTCCCGCCAATATTGTTTTGTGTATTCGCTGTCTCTAAAAACGTTGTATAAAATTTCACAGTCGCAATAAGCTCCCTCGTTCATTAAAACGTGAAAGATGTCAAACTGGTCTTGGTCTGAAAATTTTAAGTCTGTCAAAATCTTTTTTGAATGTCGAAAGTCTCCGAAACATTTTGCATTCTCAGAAATAAATTTTTTGTCGAGAAGTGAAACAAAACCAACCTTGTCTTTTAATATTGAAAGTATTGGTTCTTTGATTTCGTCAATTGTCTCCTGGTCGTGATAGTCAAGTTCGTCAGGTTTTTCATTTGGGGCAAGTTCAAACCATTCAGTGCTTTGTAAATTTTGGTCGTAAAAGTCAGATGGAATTAAATGTGTCAAATAGTGATAGCGTTGTTTTGGATAAAGCAATTCAAACCTGTCGTCCGTGAAATATAATTGACGAACATTTTCCACGGTGTCCACGACATTAATTTTAATGTCAGGATAACTTGGTCTTATAAATTCGTATAGCTTTTCTTGAAGTTGTTCTGTGGTCATTTTGCATCGAAACAGGTTGTCTTTATAATAGCCACCAACATATAAATATACGTAATACACCAAATAATTGAGTTTTTATATATTAATTTTAGAGCCCTTGAAATTCAAATATTTAGGTAGCAATATATCAATTACGCATTTTGTATTATTTAATTTGTATTGATGTATTTAATACAAAATACGCTAATATGTATCATTAGCTTTTCTTTTTACCTATTTGACTATTCCTCTTTAATACCCACTGCACGAAGCCTTTATAGCCTCGCTCTAGTGCATCACGCTTAGCGGTTCCTTTTTGTCCGAAATTCTTTTCCTTGAACTGTTCCAATGTCATTATGTTGGTATTTTTGGCGTTCCTTATAAGATCGATTAATTTTTTCATTTCGTTCGCTTTCCTGTCTAGCAACTTGCAAAATTAAGTAGAATTTTTATAGCTCATTTTTTATCTTTTCTAAATCAGCTCCTCCCCTATTTCTTGATTTTGCTTTTATGGGCAAAAAAATAGTCGAGTATTATTCAATAAAGATGTTTTAATAAACACTACATTTGTTTAATTATTAAAATGTTGAATTTAATAATTATTAAATTACGCAATTAAATAAATTATGCCAAAAATTATAACGCTTGCACATCAAAAAGGTGGCGTCGGCAAATCTACTATAGTACTTAATCTTGCCAATTGTTTTAAGGATAACGTTAGAGTTGCGGTAGTGGATATTGATCCACAAGGGACGGCACTACAATTAAAAGATCGAATTGATAATGTAGAGATCATTCCCTATGATAAAAAATTGAAGCTTCTCCCCTATGATGTGGTTTTTGTAGATACGCCCCCCTACCTATCTGATTTACTTCCAGAAGTTTTTAGTGTTTCAGATCTTGTAATTATTCCAACTAAAGCAGGTATTGCCGATTTGTTGGCGATTAGATCCACAATCGCACTAGTAAAAAAAGCGCAAGAAAAAAATAAGGC
Protein-coding sequences here:
- a CDS encoding DUF2695 domain-containing protein yields the protein MTTEQLQEKLYEFIRPSYPDIKINVVDTVENVRQLYFTDDRFELLYPKQRYHYLTHLIPSDFYDQNLQSTEWFELAPNEKPDELDYHDQETIDEIKEPILSILKDKVGFVSLLDKKFISENAKCFGDFRHSKKILTDLKFSDQDQFDIFHVLMNEGAYCDCEILYNVFRDSEYTKQYWRDRQE
- a CDS encoding ParA family protein, which translates into the protein MPKIITLAHQKGGVGKSTIVLNLANCFKDNVRVAVVDIDPQGTALQLKDRIDNVEIIPYDKKLKLLPYDVVFVDTPPYLSDLLPEVFSVSDLVIIPTKAGIADLLAIRSTIALVKKAQEKNKALKAGVLFNMVKYGTTLTDEVAEQVQGFNVPILKAKISDRVNFTRSVALKDGIYGIGDSKAEKEIDQLAKEILLLINT